In the Chroococcidiopsis sp. SAG 2025 genome, one interval contains:
- a CDS encoding non-ribosomal peptide synthetase, whose translation MFTKKDFEQSISLQSSRAYWKQQLADLPPLLSLPTDRPRRTDRTFRDSFQSFMLSRKLTTALSLLSRREGVTLFTTLLAALDTLLYRYTGTEDIVVGSPIANQNHSSIDLTFINALVLRTDLSGNPSFQQLLERVREVILSAQNYQNVSLSVLITELQLEIDPSYSPLFQVTFTFNENVFLQDLELSSLATSPWGIEDNTAKIDLALMVEQNSNGLKGRWLYNANLFDSGTIERMNGHFQTLLASIVANPQQPISELSLLTTQEQQQLLVEFNNTQTNYPRDKCIHQLFEQQVVQNPERVAVVFEGQHLTYGELNAKANQLARYLQQQGVGPDVLVGLHVERSLLMMVALLGIHKAGGAYVPLDPDFPQERISFMLQDSQAAVIVTQQKLMSNLVVEPGVSVIPIDTMWDEIEPEAIANPDSGVKPENLSYVIYTSGSTGKPKGVMVEHRNAVNFFTGMDGVIEHNPHGVWLAVTSLSFDISVLELFWTLARGLRSSSTMPRKSVPLLSRYRSRMQT comes from the coding sequence ATGTTTACTAAAAAAGATTTTGAGCAATCGATCTCTCTACAGTCTTCACGCGCCTACTGGAAACAACAACTAGCAGATTTGCCACCTTTATTATCGCTCCCTACCGACCGACCGCGACGCACAGATCGAACTTTTCGAGATAGTTTTCAATCATTTATGCTGTCTCGGAAACTAACAACAGCACTTAGCTTATTAAGCAGGCGAGAAGGTGTCACCTTATTTACAACTTTATTAGCGGCATTGGATACTTTGCTTTATCGCTATACAGGTACGGAAGATATCGTAGTAGGTTCCCCTATTGCTAACCAGAATCATTCATCAATAGACTTAACTTTTATTAATGCTCTAGTTCTTCGCACCGATTTGTCTGGGAACCCTAGCTTTCAGCAATTGCTAGAGCGAGTACGAGAAGTTATTTTGTCAGCGCAAAACTATCAAAATGTTTCTCTTTCAGTCTTAATAACAGAATTACAACTGGAGATAGATCCGAGTTATTCACCTCTCTTTCAAGTAACATTTACCTTTAACGAAAATGTGTTTTTACAAGATCTAGAGCTTTCTAGTTTAGCTACAAGTCCTTGGGGAATAGAAGATAACACAGCGAAGATCGATCTAGCTTTGATGGTAGAACAAAATAGTAATGGATTAAAAGGAAGGTGGTTATACAACGCTAATCTATTTGATTCTGGCACAATTGAACGGATGAACGGGCATTTCCAAACTTTGTTAGCAAGTATAGTTGCTAACCCACAACAGCCCATTTCTGAATTATCTCTCCTAACTACACAAGAGCAACAGCAGCTACTCGTAGAATTTAATAATACTCAGACAAACTATCCCCGGGATAAATGCATCCATCAGTTATTTGAGCAGCAGGTAGTACAAAACCCAGAAAGGGTTGCTGTGGTTTTTGAAGGTCAACATCTAACCTACGGAGAGTTGAATGCCAAAGCCAATCAACTAGCTCGTTATTTACAACAACAAGGCGTAGGTCCCGACGTTTTAGTAGGATTGCACGTAGAGCGATCGCTCTTAATGATGGTAGCGTTGCTAGGAATACACAAAGCAGGGGGTGCTTACGTTCCTCTCGATCCAGACTTTCCACAGGAGCGCATCAGCTTCATGTTGCAAGACTCTCAAGCTGCGGTTATCGTCACCCAGCAAAAGTTAATGAGCAATTTAGTTGTCGAGCCTGGTGTCAGTGTTATCCCCATCGATACGATGTGGGATGAGATCGAGCCAGAGGCGATCGCCAATCCCGATAGTGGAGTCAAGCCAGAAAATCTCAGCTACGTCATCTATACCTCTGGTTCTACTGGCAAGCCGAAGGGTGTAATGGTAGAACACCGTAATGCAGTCAACTTCTTTACGGGAATGGATGGAGTTATCGAACATAACCCACATGGAGTCTGGTTAGCCGTCACGAGTTTGTCGTTTGATATTTCCGTGTTAGAGCTGTTTTGGACGCTAGCACGGGGTTTAAGGTCGTCATCTACAATGCCAAGAAAGAGCGTACCGCTGCTAAGCCGTTATCGCTCCAGAATGCAGACATGA
- a CDS encoding AMP-binding protein, translated as MKVNTDLVLSQLPLVTETPTQNHSVAGLIERHQVTHLQCTPSMAGLLIADTATRKAMKHVRQMMVGGEALTEALALQLQQIVAGQVHNMYGPTETAIWSATHTLTQVNGIVPVGRPIANTELYIF; from the coding sequence ATGAAAGTTAACACCGATCTGGTTTTGTCCCAGCTACCGCTCGTGACTGAAACCCCAACACAGAACCACTCTGTGGCGGGACTGATCGAGCGCCATCAAGTGACACACCTACAATGCACTCCATCAATGGCAGGTTTGTTAATTGCCGATACCGCTACTCGCAAAGCGATGAAACACGTGCGTCAGATGATGGTTGGCGGCGAAGCTTTGACCGAAGCCTTGGCGCTCCAACTCCAGCAGATTGTGGCGGGACAAGTTCACAATATGTACGGTCCTACAGAAACCGCCATTTGGTCGGCAACTCATACGCTGACGCAAGTAAATGGAATCGTTCCCGTCGGTCGTCCGATCGCTAACACTGAGCTATATATATTTTAG
- a CDS encoding AMP-binding enzyme: MQANFLSGEGVTRGYLNRPELTQERFIPNPLSQNPADRLYRTGDLVRYRRDGNVEFLGRIDFQVKVRGYRIELGEIETILSRHEAVREAAIVVREDVPGDKRLVAYVLPQPGQQPANSQLREYLLARLPEYMVPSNFVVLEAFPLTPNNKVDRKALPAPVQIRQEPKETYVAPHDELELKLTKIWEKVLGVQPIDIKDNFF, from the coding sequence TTGCAGGCGAACTTCTTATCGGGGGAAGGTGTGACTCGCGGTTATCTGAATCGACCGGAGTTAACTCAAGAGCGGTTTATTCCCAATCCTTTGAGCCAAAATCCGGCAGACCGTCTCTACCGCACGGGAGATTTGGTACGCTACCGCAGGGATGGGAACGTAGAATTCCTCGGTCGCATCGACTTTCAAGTCAAGGTGCGGGGCTATCGCATCGAACTAGGCGAAATTGAGACAATTTTAAGTCGCCACGAGGCAGTTCGAGAAGCAGCGATCGTGGTTCGCGAAGATGTACCGGGTGACAAGCGCCTGGTTGCCTACGTGTTACCACAGCCAGGACAACAGCCTGCTAACTCACAGTTGCGAGAATACTTACTCGCTCGATTGCCCGAATACATGGTTCCCTCCAACTTTGTCGTGCTAGAGGCTTTTCCCCTCACGCCAAACAATAAGGTCGATCGCAAGGCACTACCTGCGCCAGTTCAGATTAGGCAAGAACCAAAAGAAACATATGTAGCTCCTCATGATGAGTTGGAACTTAAGCTAACGAAAATTTGGGAAAAAGTTTTAGGTGTTCAACCTATCGACATCAAAGACAACTTTTTTTGA
- a CDS encoding phosphopantetheine-binding protein: MQVLKEIEKAFGKQLSPSIFVDTQTIENLANLLRQSA; the protein is encoded by the coding sequence ATGCAGGTGCTAAAGGAAATTGAGAAAGCTTTTGGCAAACAGTTATCCCCATCAATCTTTGTAGATACACAAACAATTGAAAATTTAGCTAATTTACTACGTCAGTCAGCATGA
- a CDS encoding thioesterase domain-containing protein, protein MHDISGNVLFYKNLIRYLKPDQPCYGLQALGIDGRQAPLTSVIEMATLYLNEIQAIQPEGPYFLCGYSFGGMVAFEIAQQLNSTGHKIALLALLDSVNAYALKLFSDPVKSNK, encoded by the coding sequence ATTCATGATATTTCGGGTAACGTCTTATTTTATAAAAATCTAATACGTTATTTAAAGCCGGATCAGCCTTGCTATGGATTACAAGCATTAGGAATTGATGGAAGACAGGCTCCTCTTACTTCAGTTATAGAAATGGCGACTCTCTATTTAAATGAGATACAAGCTATTCAGCCCGAAGGTCCCTACTTCTTATGCGGTTACTCTTTTGGAGGTATGGTAGCTTTTGAAATTGCTCAACAATTGAATAGCACAGGGCATAAAATTGCATTATTAGCTTTATTGGATAGTGTTAACGCATATGCTCTTAAATTATTCTCAGATCCAGTAAAGTCGAATAAATAA
- a CDS encoding sugar transferase, translated as MAPITKKLVVHPSTTSRIKRLTDILGAIVGLGITAVVAIPIVVAMQIDNPGSIFYSQIRYGLYGHPFRIWKFRSMILDAEQLQHLIKNEAQGQIFKNSNDPRITRVGRFLRRTSLDELPQFWNVLLGQMSLVGTRPPTVNEVEQYEPHHWQRLWVKPGITGEWQVNGRSSVKDFEAIMQMDLDYQSKWSVTYDLYLLLKTLHVVLNKRGAC; from the coding sequence ATTGCTCCTATAACTAAAAAATTAGTAGTGCATCCCTCTACTACTAGCCGTATCAAGCGCCTAACTGACATTTTGGGAGCTATAGTTGGGCTAGGAATTACCGCCGTCGTCGCGATTCCGATAGTCGTTGCCATGCAAATAGATAATCCTGGTTCCATCTTTTACAGCCAGATTCGTTACGGCTTGTACGGTCATCCTTTCCGAATTTGGAAATTCCGCTCAATGATACTTGACGCTGAACAATTGCAGCATCTAATCAAAAATGAAGCTCAAGGACAGATTTTCAAAAACTCAAACGATCCACGTATTACTCGTGTCGGTCGTTTTTTGCGCCGTACTAGTTTAGACGAACTACCACAGTTTTGGAACGTGTTGCTGGGGCAGATGAGCTTAGTCGGTACTCGACCACCCACAGTGAATGAAGTCGAACAATACGAACCTCACCATTGGCAACGGTTATGGGTTAAACCAGGAATAACCGGTGAGTGGCAGGTAAATGGACGTTCCAGTGTCAAAGATTTTGAAGCAATCATGCAGATGGATCTAGATTATCAATCTAAGTGGTCAGTTACTTATGATTTATATTTGTTATTAAAAACACTGCATGTTGTTCTTAATAAACGTGGCGCTTGCTAA
- a CDS encoding IS4 family transposase: MNQVTLLRDALRPHLAWHGARLSFVAAFLIALLRVKTVNFSELATGFSGKTQTDSHYKRLQRFFRHYEMDYAEIAQAVVTLMNIPEPWVLSIDRTEWQFGECVFNILMLGVVHEGVAFPVVWCLLDKRGNSNSDERMKLFNQFLERFGEREITCLTADREFVGKDWFSYLLSDPLTPFRIRIRENHKLRHGCQSLKVNVLFQNLQVGQHKVLRHKRQLWGDWVYIAALRLEDNSLLVVATQTAPKSAISDYAQRWGIETLFGIFKTRGFCLESTHLTDSERLSKLLALLSLALCWVILTGEWLHQLKPLTIKKHGRRAKSIFRYGFDHLRNIVLNLEQKMDEFLDILQFLSCT, encoded by the coding sequence ATGAATCAGGTTACTCTACTTCGAGATGCCTTGCGCCCTCATTTAGCTTGGCATGGTGCGCGACTAAGCTTTGTGGCAGCATTTCTCATAGCGCTGTTGCGAGTCAAAACTGTCAACTTCAGTGAATTGGCAACCGGATTCAGCGGCAAGACTCAAACCGATTCTCATTACAAACGACTCCAACGATTTTTCCGTCACTATGAAATGGACTACGCCGAAATTGCTCAAGCTGTTGTTACCCTAATGAATATTCCAGAACCCTGGGTACTTTCAATCGACCGTACCGAATGGCAGTTTGGAGAGTGTGTTTTCAATATCCTGATGCTGGGAGTTGTGCATGAGGGAGTTGCGTTTCCTGTGGTGTGGTGTTTACTGGACAAACGGGGGAATTCCAATAGCGATGAGCGGATGAAGTTGTTCAACCAATTTCTAGAGCGCTTTGGTGAGCGTGAAATTACTTGCCTGACCGCAGATCGAGAATTCGTTGGCAAGGATTGGTTTAGCTACCTACTTAGCGATCCGCTCACCCCGTTTCGTATCCGCATTCGCGAAAATCATAAACTTAGACATGGCTGTCAGAGTCTCAAAGTCAATGTCTTGTTTCAGAATCTACAGGTAGGACAGCACAAAGTTCTACGCCACAAAAGACAACTCTGGGGAGATTGGGTCTACATTGCCGCCTTGCGATTAGAGGATAATTCTTTACTAGTCGTTGCCACTCAAACCGCACCTAAATCAGCTATCTCCGACTACGCTCAACGATGGGGAATTGAAACACTTTTCGGCATTTTCAAAACTCGTGGTTTTTGTTTAGAATCTACCCATCTAACCGATTCTGAGCGTTTGAGTAAGCTGCTGGCACTGCTCTCATTAGCCTTATGTTGGGTCATCTTGACGGGTGAATGGTTACACCAACTCAAACCACTTACTATTAAAAAGCATGGACGCAGAGCTAAGAGCATTTTTCGTTATGGCTTTGACCATCTACGAAACATTGTTCTCAATCTGGAGCAGAAAATGGATGAGTTCTTGGATATTCTACAATTTTTGTCCTGTACTTAG
- a CDS encoding WecB/TagA/CpsF family glycosyltransferase, with product MQYRVSYTLLMPTLLQHCYHHGFSVFLLGSKPQHLDAALYRLRKQYPSLKLSGHHGYFKTDDPHQNEAVIRQINSAKPDILIVGMGMPLQENWIRLHRDYLNVHAIMCGGAIIDRLAGVVTDCPKLLSDIGLEWLYRLCREPKRLAARYLFGNPAFVFQVALAKLYGSPLKVEYMQPMSQVRLKAKDSSDNFCSNSKLQYTSSTTVTTNMEHLSHCLIAAGLLTQTQLEIAQSEQQLSGMNLDEVLLQKKWLNQQTIEYFKEKVVLLDRSMSLGASLPTKTTALL from the coding sequence ATACAGTATAGAGTTTCCTATACTCTCTTAATGCCGACATTATTGCAACATTGCTATCATCATGGTTTTTCCGTTTTTCTACTGGGATCGAAGCCTCAGCATTTAGATGCAGCTCTCTATCGCCTAAGGAAACAATATCCAAGCCTCAAATTGTCTGGACATCATGGATATTTTAAGACGGACGATCCTCATCAGAATGAGGCAGTCATTCGACAAATCAACTCGGCAAAACCTGACATTTTAATAGTGGGTATGGGGATGCCACTGCAAGAAAATTGGATTCGGTTGCATCGCGACTATCTCAACGTTCATGCAATTATGTGTGGCGGAGCAATTATTGACAGACTAGCAGGTGTTGTCACAGATTGCCCAAAATTGCTATCAGATATCGGATTGGAGTGGTTGTATCGTTTGTGTCGCGAACCGAAGCGCCTAGCAGCACGCTATTTATTTGGTAATCCAGCGTTTGTGTTTCAAGTGGCTCTAGCCAAGTTGTACGGATCTCCACTCAAAGTGGAATATATGCAACCTATGAGTCAAGTTCGCTTGAAAGCTAAAGACAGCTCAGACAATTTCTGCTCAAACTCCAAGTTGCAATACACTTCTTCTACTACAGTTACTACAAACATGGAGCATTTGAGTCACTGTCTAATTGCAGCAGGATTATTAACTCAGACACAACTTGAAATTGCTCAATCCGAGCAACAACTATCTGGAATGAACCTAGATGAAGTTTTACTACAGAAAAAATGGCTGAATCAACAAACGATCGAGTACTTCAAAGAAAAAGTCGTCTTACTCGATCGCTCTATGTCTTTAGGAGCGTCTTTACCTACGAAAACGACCGCTCTTTTGTAG
- a CDS encoding glycosyltransferase family 2 protein, translating to MMITPKVSVVVPAYNVRSYIKDALTSLERQSLQEFEVLVVDDGSTDDTAEIVKLFCQRDCRFQLLQKQNGGLSSARNYGVRHARTDYIALLDADDVYKPDKLATHIALLDSISEVGVVYSASRAIREDGHPTFIYLSGQPIASDPLIALLYKNFIGHGSNAVFRRCLFDQVGGFNEMLRGRGCEDLDFWLRIASMQHWNFYRLPQTLCYYRVRRAGVSFNVRQMQLCYEHAIENAYRRSPERLKPVLSTAYAYMYRYLARLSITSGDTEQACDFIDRALVGL from the coding sequence ATGATGATTACCCCTAAAGTTAGTGTTGTAGTTCCCGCCTATAACGTTCGTTCGTACATTAAGGATGCGTTGACTTCGTTAGAGCGTCAATCTTTGCAAGAATTTGAGGTGCTTGTTGTTGATGACGGTTCTACTGACGATACGGCAGAGATTGTTAAACTATTTTGTCAACGCGACTGCCGCTTTCAGTTGCTACAAAAACAGAATGGTGGTCTCTCTTCAGCTCGCAATTATGGTGTTCGCCATGCGCGTACTGACTATATCGCTCTACTGGATGCCGATGATGTCTACAAGCCTGACAAGCTAGCAACACATATTGCTTTACTCGATAGTATTTCAGAGGTAGGAGTTGTATATAGTGCTTCGCGGGCAATTCGTGAGGATGGGCATCCAACCTTTATATACCTTAGCGGTCAGCCGATTGCATCCGATCCCCTCATAGCTTTGCTTTACAAGAACTTCATCGGTCATGGCTCTAACGCAGTCTTTCGTCGTTGCTTATTTGACCAAGTAGGTGGATTTAATGAAATGTTACGCGGTCGCGGTTGCGAGGATTTAGATTTCTGGTTAAGAATTGCATCTATGCAGCACTGGAACTTCTATCGATTGCCCCAAACCTTATGCTATTATCGAGTTCGCCGCGCTGGAGTTTCATTTAATGTACGGCAAATGCAACTCTGTTACGAACACGCAATTGAGAATGCATATAGACGCTCCCCAGAACGATTGAAACCAGTTCTTTCAACGGCATATGCTTATATGTATCGCTATCTGGCTCGGTTATCTATAACATCTGGCGATACAGAACAAGCCTGCGATTTTATCGATCGCGCTCTAGTGGGACTTTAA
- a CDS encoding IS701 family transposase, protein MKDQVPAAMPQCFENWCRRFDDVFSRQKQRQEFRVYLGGLLGESQRKNLSQLVTNTVDGSYNSLRHFLNNAPWDEVKLNNRRLEVMHQCRQTTPSQGFTLIVDDSGHRKSGAATDGVGRQYIGEIGKTDNGIVLLTTYLYDGVRRLPLDVALYQHASLFEQGKADPNFQKKPDLALDLVDQCLKRGYRPGVTVIDAGYGNNTPFLKQLESRNLTYVAAIAKNRQVTAQTSGDESARKQGLEAIAQTLAVEQFTPVQLNLEQPRTVWVALLPVHVPKLEGTRWLAIQLNASSFEQATEVDYFLTNASDNQVSAAWVAQTYSARNWVEVFYREAKGWLGLSEYQVRDALSMKRHWVLVFIAYTFILWHQLTGGFRRRWATKPLQTFAEALEAFRTAVEFRLVRWLNEHVDVFASHRAKFGYIWA, encoded by the coding sequence GTGAAAGATCAAGTACCAGCAGCGATGCCGCAGTGCTTTGAGAACTGGTGTCGTCGGTTTGATGATGTATTTTCGCGTCAGAAGCAGCGGCAGGAATTTCGTGTTTATCTAGGGGGACTGCTGGGTGAGAGTCAGCGCAAAAACCTGAGCCAACTGGTCACAAATACAGTAGATGGCTCCTACAACAGCCTCAGACATTTTCTCAACAATGCCCCTTGGGATGAAGTCAAGCTAAATAATCGGCGGTTGGAGGTGATGCACCAGTGTCGCCAGACGACCCCGAGTCAAGGTTTCACATTGATTGTAGATGATTCGGGACATCGCAAAAGTGGTGCGGCTACTGATGGGGTAGGACGGCAGTACATTGGGGAGATTGGCAAGACTGACAATGGTATTGTGCTGCTGACTACCTACTTGTATGATGGAGTGCGACGTCTGCCGTTAGATGTTGCACTCTATCAACACGCAAGTTTATTCGAGCAAGGCAAGGCAGACCCCAACTTCCAGAAAAAACCTGACCTGGCTCTAGACTTGGTTGACCAATGCTTGAAGCGCGGTTATCGACCGGGTGTGACTGTAATTGATGCAGGCTACGGTAATAACACGCCTTTTCTCAAGCAGTTGGAGTCGAGAAACCTAACTTACGTGGCAGCAATCGCCAAAAACCGCCAAGTTACTGCTCAAACATCAGGTGATGAGTCTGCTCGTAAGCAGGGATTAGAAGCTATTGCTCAAACCTTGGCAGTGGAGCAGTTCACACCTGTGCAACTCAATCTGGAGCAGCCCCGGACAGTTTGGGTGGCGCTGTTACCAGTTCACGTTCCGAAGCTCGAAGGCACTCGCTGGCTGGCGATTCAACTCAATGCCTCTAGTTTCGAGCAAGCGACGGAGGTGGATTACTTTCTCACCAATGCCTCTGACAACCAAGTCAGTGCGGCTTGGGTAGCTCAAACATATTCTGCTCGCAACTGGGTGGAGGTCTTCTATCGAGAAGCCAAGGGCTGGTTGGGTTTGAGTGAGTATCAAGTTCGGGATGCTCTGAGTATGAAGCGTCATTGGGTTTTAGTGTTCATCGCTTACACCTTCATCCTTTGGCATCAGTTGACCGGCGGATTCCGCAGACGTTGGGCAACCAAACCCTTACAAACCTTTGCCGAAGCATTGGAGGCATTCCGCACCGCAGTCGAGTTTCGTTTGGTCCGCTGGCTTAATGAGCATGTTGATGTATTTGCCTCTCACAGAGCTAAGTTCGGCTATATTTGGGCTTAG
- a CDS encoding glycoside hydrolase family 16 protein gives MIKNCVCLQKWKKLALQVIINISVLSLPGCAIAKPPGTGWQMTFHDEFNGTTLNTHKWNTCYWWATTGCKLNGDMEIQWYQTDDVITRKGKLRLRAQRRSMNGYNYTAGMVSSHDKYSFKYGYIEMRAKMPKGSGLWPAFWLIPQRRNVWPPELDVMEYLGHDPQGVYMTIHYKTANGKANSGTYWNGPDFSAEYHTFAMQWEPDRIVWYIDGVERKRYEVAANIPAEPLYIVANLAIGPAWKNMPPDRTTFPKYYLIDYIRVWQRK, from the coding sequence ATGATAAAAAATTGCGTTTGTCTGCAAAAGTGGAAGAAACTGGCTTTGCAAGTCATCATTAATATATCTGTATTATCACTTCCAGGCTGCGCGATCGCCAAACCTCCTGGAACAGGCTGGCAGATGACATTTCATGATGAATTCAATGGTACGACACTCAATACTCATAAGTGGAATACTTGCTACTGGTGGGCAACTACGGGCTGCAAGCTCAACGGAGATATGGAGATTCAATGGTATCAAACAGATGACGTAATAACTCGAAAAGGAAAACTGCGTTTACGCGCTCAACGGCGTAGTATGAATGGCTACAACTACACTGCTGGAATGGTCTCCTCTCATGACAAATATTCATTTAAATATGGCTATATAGAAATGCGAGCCAAAATGCCAAAAGGCAGTGGTCTATGGCCCGCATTCTGGCTCATCCCACAGCGAAGAAATGTGTGGCCTCCAGAGCTTGATGTTATGGAATATCTCGGTCACGATCCTCAAGGCGTTTACATGACCATCCACTATAAAACAGCTAACGGCAAGGCAAACTCAGGTACCTATTGGAATGGTCCTGATTTCTCTGCAGAATATCATACATTTGCCATGCAATGGGAGCCAGATCGCATCGTCTGGTATATAGATGGCGTGGAACGCAAGCGATATGAAGTTGCTGCAAACATTCCAGCAGAACCCTTGTACATTGTTGCCAACTTAGCAATCGGTCCTGCTTGGAAAAATATGCCTCCCGATCGCACGACATTTCCCAAGTACTATCTCATTGATTATATTAGAGTGTGGCAACGCAAGTAA
- a CDS encoding glycosyltransferase family 2 protein, with amino-acid sequence MKKVSVILPVYNVEQYVTEAVNSVLAQTYPYFELIVIDDGSTDRSMTICQQFTDPRIKFIRQQNRGLAGARNTGIRYAQGEYLAFLDSDDLWLPEKLEKHVAHLDNLPNVGVSFSRSAFIDQQGKPLGLYLLTEIEGEMTFRRMLCRNPVGNGSTVVIRREVFEAIRFQDNLYGTEEDFYFDERFRRSEDFECWLRITVATNWQFQGIPDALTLYRVNLESLSTDLREQLRSWEQVMEKARAYAPEQIARWEKPARAFNFRYLAHRAVMLKTGSMAVEFINRAVVSYWHIVLEEPGRTLLTLAAAYSLWLLPQPFYRQVEALAIKMRATWQKRQIQKEQSRRLVTVAVIAESWQR; translated from the coding sequence ATGAAAAAAGTTTCCGTCATTCTACCTGTATACAATGTCGAGCAATACGTAACTGAAGCGGTTAATTCTGTGTTAGCACAGACTTATCCATACTTTGAGTTAATTGTAATTGATGACGGTTCTACCGATCGCAGCATGACAATTTGTCAGCAATTCACCGACCCAAGAATTAAATTCATTCGCCAGCAGAATCGCGGCTTAGCCGGAGCTAGAAATACTGGTATTCGTTATGCTCAAGGTGAATATCTAGCTTTTTTAGATAGCGACGATCTCTGGTTACCGGAAAAGCTAGAAAAACACGTTGCTCATTTAGACAATTTGCCAAATGTGGGGGTAAGTTTTAGCCGCTCTGCTTTTATCGATCAGCAAGGCAAACCTTTAGGTTTATATCTTTTGACTGAAATTGAGGGAGAAATGACTTTCCGTCGTATGCTTTGCCGAAATCCTGTTGGTAACGGTTCGACAGTTGTTATTCGCCGAGAAGTATTTGAAGCTATTCGTTTCCAAGACAATCTTTACGGTACTGAAGAAGATTTTTATTTTGACGAACGCTTCCGCCGCTCGGAAGATTTTGAGTGCTGGCTGCGGATTACTGTTGCCACGAATTGGCAATTTCAAGGCATCCCTGATGCTCTAACCCTATATCGAGTCAATCTAGAAAGCCTCTCAACTGATTTGCGCGAGCAGTTGCGATCGTGGGAACAAGTGATGGAAAAAGCACGCGCTTATGCTCCAGAACAAATTGCTCGATGGGAAAAGCCAGCTAGAGCTTTTAATTTCAGGTATTTAGCGCATAGAGCAGTGATGTTGAAAACAGGCTCAATGGCTGTAGAGTTTATCAATCGAGCTGTGGTAAGTTACTGGCATATCGTACTTGAAGAGCCAGGTAGAACACTGCTAACTCTAGCGGCTGCTTATTCCTTATGGTTGCTACCTCAGCCTTTCTATCGCCAAGTTGAAGCTCTTGCGATAAAAATGAGAGCTACTTGGCAAAAACGTCAAATTCAAAAAGAGCAGTCTAGAAGATTGGTAACAGTAGCTGTCATTGCTGAGTCTTGGCAAAGATAG